A region from the Sandaracinus amylolyticus genome encodes:
- a CDS encoding TRAP transporter TatT component family protein: protein MRARELFALFVSVALAIFPGCDTGRFTASQSIGLITRGAAAIQEHWDPVLVGDAMPGSILQLEGLYATLPEDDRVGLELLRAYVSYAYGWLEPEAEEAEARGDLDAQEETMRRARLMYLRARNIGMHHIRLRDAGFDAAVSGDHDAFVRYLESRYRTAEDVPFLLWTGYAWGSAISVATDDPELVLDLPKVRAMVERAVELDPSYFEHGGLMFLGALASSVPESLGGDPAQGRILFERALAGTNRSFFQIQLQFARTYAVTTGDRALFIALLREIIDGGDPRADVRLANRLARRRAIRLLQRVDELF from the coding sequence GTGCGGGCTCGAGAGCTCTTCGCGTTGTTCGTCTCCGTCGCGCTCGCGATCTTCCCGGGCTGCGACACCGGTCGCTTCACTGCGAGCCAGAGCATCGGGCTCATCACGCGCGGTGCCGCGGCGATCCAGGAGCACTGGGATCCCGTGCTCGTCGGCGACGCGATGCCGGGCAGCATCCTGCAGCTCGAGGGGCTGTACGCGACGCTGCCCGAGGACGATCGCGTCGGCCTCGAGCTGCTGCGCGCCTACGTCTCGTACGCGTACGGATGGCTCGAGCCCGAGGCCGAAGAGGCCGAGGCGCGCGGTGATCTCGACGCGCAGGAAGAGACGATGCGACGCGCGCGCCTCATGTACCTGCGCGCGCGCAACATCGGCATGCACCACATCCGCCTGCGCGACGCCGGGTTCGACGCGGCGGTCAGCGGCGATCACGACGCGTTCGTGCGCTACCTCGAGTCGCGCTACCGCACCGCGGAGGACGTCCCGTTCCTGCTGTGGACCGGCTACGCGTGGGGCTCGGCGATCTCGGTCGCGACCGACGATCCCGAGCTCGTGCTCGATCTCCCGAAGGTGCGCGCGATGGTCGAGCGCGCGGTCGAGCTCGACCCGAGCTACTTCGAGCACGGCGGGCTCATGTTCCTCGGCGCGCTCGCGTCGTCGGTGCCCGAGTCGCTGGGCGGCGATCCCGCGCAGGGCCGCATCCTCTTCGAGCGCGCGCTCGCGGGCACCAACCGCTCGTTCTTCCAGATCCAGCTGCAGTTCGCGCGGACCTACGCGGTGACCACCGGCGATCGCGCGCTCTTCATCGCGCTGCTCCGCGAGATCATCGACGGCGGCGATCCGCGCGCCGACGTGCGCCTCGCGAACCGCCTCGCGCGCCGCCGCGCGATCCGCCTCCTGCAGCGCGTCGACGAGCTGTTCTGA